GAGAACCCCTGTACTCATATCAAAAAACTCAAGGTAGAACAGAAAAAGATGGACTATTGGACAATAGAGGAATTCAAAGAATTTCTATCCTACTTTGAACCTAACGAACGAGCCTATCAGCTATATTTCAAGCTCTCATTTCTTACAGGTATGCGTCAAGGAGAGCAACTGGCTCTCACATGGAATGACATAGACTTCTCTAGGGGTACTATCTCTATCAACAAAACACAAGTCTCACTTAAAGGTGGTAATATCGCCATCAACGAACCTAAGACTAAAGCAAGTAACCGTGAAATCACAATCAATGGCAGTTTATTGACTGAATTGAACGAATGGAAGAAAGAACAAGCCACTCTACTCGCTGAATTCATTACCGATACTAGAAATCTTCAAGTCTTCCAGTTCTTACCTCAAAGACTGGACAAAAACATACTTAGAAGAAAATATCTGAGTGTGTTAGATAGAACACCTGACACACTCAAAAGAATTCGTATGCACGACTTCAGACACTCTCACGCTTCATTACTGATAAACCAAGGAGAAGATCCGTATCTAATCAAAGAACGTCTAGGACACGCTTCAATTACCACAACACTAGACACATATGGACACCTCTACCCTAACAAACAAAAGAGTATATCTGACAAATTGGATAGCCTACTATAAACAATCCCCCTCAATAGAAACTGAGGGGGATAAATTTATACAATTATACTGATATACTGATGAAAGACCACTCAAACCCTTGATACAGACGATTTCCTATTAATCAAAGCTCACAACCCCTTGAGACACAAGAGCTGATAGAAACTTACTACAATGAACTGATAAGTAATAGGGGGTCATAGTATCAATAGACAGCTAAATAAGCCTTTCTATTACTTTCTCAACAAAATGACACCCTTCTTACTTTACAAGCAAAATCCATTAAAATACACGTTTTGGAACACTTTGGAACAGTACTCAAAAGTCTCCAAAAAAGTATACAAGAAAAAACACCAATGTATACGCTACATTGGTGTTTCTACTAATACCGGTGGTCGGGGTCGAACCGACACTCCCTTGCGGGAACTGGATTTTGAGTCCAGCGCGTCTGCCAATTCCGCCACGCCGGCAAAAAGAACACATTGTGAAAGGCGGTAACCGGATTTGAACCGATGATAAAGGTTTTGCAGACCTCTGCCTTACCACTTGGCTATACCGCCTTATAAAAAAAAAGAACTGGGCTAGCTGGATTCGAACCAACGAGTGACGGAGTCAAAGTCCGTTGCCTTACCGCTTGGCTATAGCCCAATATTAATATTTTGAAACAAAGGCGGATGAAGGGAATCGAACCCTCGAATGCCGGAGCCACAATCCGGTGCGTTAACCACTTCGCCACAACCGCCATATTAAAATTAAAATCAAAGCAGGGGTAGTAGGAATTGAACCCACACTGACGGTTTTGGAGACCGTAGTTCTACCTTTAAACTATACCCCTAAATTTATGGAGGGGGGCAGATTCGAACTGCCGAACCCGAAGGAGCGGATTTACAGTCCGCCGCGTTTAGCCACTTCGCTACCCCTCCAGATGGCTTGGGACAGAATCGAACTGCCGACACACGGAGCTTCAATCCGTTGCTCTACCAACTGAGCTACCAAGCCTAGGTATATATTATGTTTTATTAAAACAACGGTCCCGACGGGAATCGAACCCGCGATCTCCTGCGTGACAGGCAGGCATGTTAACCCCTACACCACGGAACCTTCGTTATAGATATGGAGGTTAACGGGATCGAACCGCTGACCCCCTGCTTGTAAGGCAGGTGCTCTCCCAGCTGAGCTAAACCTCCATATTAATATGACCCGTACGGGACTCGAACCCGTGTTACCGCCGTGAAAGGGCGGTGTCTTAACCGCTTGACCAACGGGCCATGATTATAACATTTAATTGGACGGAGAGTAAGGGATTTGAACCCTTGAGACAGTTTTACACCGCCTACATGATTTCCAATCATGCTCCTTCGGCCAACTCGGACAACTCTCCAGAGTTTTACGATAAACCAAATTAAATATTGGAACTCCGGCAGTAGGACTCGAACCTAC
This is a stretch of genomic DNA from Vagococcus zengguangii. It encodes these proteins:
- a CDS encoding tyrosine-type recombinase/integrase; this encodes MGVKKEKQKNTWKVDISDGKDPITGKRRRIIKRGIKTRKEAIELEAILRGKNFNDYSPNRQITMNELQVMLQEEDRLRNTKQSYMNTQADNYNKHFKEYFKKAQLHKLTYKDVETFRNNLLEKNLSNNTVNKLIIHLKKLLDIAVKHGVLSENPCTHIKKLKVEQKKMDYWTIEEFKEFLSYFEPNERAYQLYFKLSFLTGMRQGEQLALTWNDIDFSRGTISINKTQVSLKGGNIAINEPKTKASNREITINGSLLTELNEWKKEQATLLAEFITDTRNLQVFQFLPQRLDKNILRRKYLSVLDRTPDTLKRIRMHDFRHSHASLLINQGEDPYLIKERLGHASITTTLDTYGHLYPNKQKSISDKLDSLL